One region of Azoarcus sp. CIB genomic DNA includes:
- a CDS encoding OmpA family protein, which yields MFDQEDGELNVVIGVLFGVIALVIALVIGLGTWKLRAADVPAPAAAAAGEFADVAEVGEALVKFHFAVGEATLPADASPDIATIVVALDAAPEKKVLLSGFHDETGGAAVNAEVSKNRALAVREALIAAGVPAERVLLRRPAVTLGGGDAAEARRVEVRVQ from the coding sequence ATGTTCGATCAGGAAGACGGAGAACTCAACGTTGTCATCGGTGTGCTCTTCGGCGTCATCGCGCTGGTGATCGCGCTGGTGATCGGCCTCGGGACCTGGAAGCTGCGTGCGGCCGACGTGCCGGCGCCGGCTGCGGCCGCTGCGGGCGAGTTCGCCGACGTGGCGGAAGTGGGCGAAGCGCTGGTGAAATTCCATTTCGCGGTCGGCGAGGCGACGCTGCCGGCGGATGCGTCGCCGGACATCGCGACCATCGTCGTCGCGCTGGATGCGGCGCCCGAGAAGAAGGTGCTGCTGTCGGGCTTCCATGACGAGACCGGCGGCGCCGCGGTGAATGCCGAAGTGTCGAAGAACCGCGCGCTGGCCGTACGCGAGGCGCTGATCGCGGCGGGCGTGCCGGCCGAACGCGTGCTGCTGCGTCGTCCGGCGGTAACGCTGGGGGGCGGCGACGCCGCCGAAGCGCGCCGCGTCGAGGTGCGCGTGCAGTAA
- a CDS encoding PhnD/SsuA/transferrin family substrate-binding protein has product MPAYPGVRRLLGAVLFLLAALAPARATPADNAAAVRIGVLAFLGAEAAIGEWSPVLRRLQAALPGRTVSLVQLDHRGLRDAAAAGEIDFLITNPGHYVELEAELGASRILTLDPGPPRAPERSIGSAVIVKAGNGALRTLADLRGRRVAVVSTEGFGGFQTIWRELAAQGIDPQRDFAELKVVGLPMTGVFEAVARGEADAGIVRSCLLESRAEWRSAFTVLGARSEPDFPCATSTRLYPDWPLAALRHTPPALAKEVTLALLAMSAARDGMEWAVPADYQAVHEMFRELQIGPYAYLREPTLMVLAERYWRWIAALAVLLAAWILYTVRVEHLVHARTAELRAALAAREALEVRIRANQEQADHLARLSVLGELSGTLAHELNQPLATIANYAHSLIRRIDNGRLTDDAVREASGEIAGQAERAAGILGRIRGFAKKRAAVRERVAPGALVVEAVALFRGMLANAPEVSVDDSLPADAIVEVDPLQIQQVLLNLLKNGYDAARGQPPARQRLVVRIDEGKGESAGHARIAVRDHGSGLDTAARERLFEPFFTTKPDGLGLGLSICRTIAEAHRGRLTVDDAGGGPGCEFILSLPLGPSASEPPERRTDHVADR; this is encoded by the coding sequence ATGCCTGCCTACCCCGGCGTGCGGCGCCTGCTCGGCGCCGTGCTGTTCCTCCTCGCCGCCCTCGCACCGGCCCGCGCGACCCCGGCCGACAATGCCGCAGCGGTGCGCATCGGCGTGCTCGCCTTCCTCGGCGCGGAAGCCGCCATCGGGGAATGGTCGCCGGTGCTGCGCCGGCTGCAGGCCGCGCTACCCGGGCGCACGGTCAGCCTCGTGCAGCTCGACCACCGCGGCCTGCGCGACGCCGCCGCCGCGGGCGAGATCGACTTCCTCATCACCAACCCCGGCCACTACGTCGAGCTCGAAGCCGAACTCGGCGCGAGCCGCATTCTGACGCTGGATCCCGGCCCGCCGCGTGCGCCCGAACGCTCGATCGGCTCGGCGGTGATCGTCAAGGCCGGCAACGGCGCGCTGCGCACGCTCGCGGACCTGCGCGGGCGGCGCGTCGCGGTCGTGTCGACCGAGGGATTCGGCGGCTTCCAGACGATCTGGCGCGAACTCGCCGCGCAGGGCATCGACCCGCAGCGCGACTTCGCCGAACTGAAGGTCGTCGGTCTGCCGATGACGGGCGTGTTCGAGGCCGTCGCGCGCGGCGAGGCGGATGCCGGGATCGTGCGCAGCTGCCTGCTCGAAAGCCGCGCCGAATGGCGCTCCGCCTTCACGGTGCTGGGTGCGCGCAGCGAGCCAGATTTCCCCTGCGCGACCTCGACGCGGCTCTACCCCGACTGGCCGCTCGCGGCCTTGCGCCACACCCCGCCGGCACTCGCCAAGGAAGTCACGCTCGCACTGCTGGCGATGTCCGCCGCGCGCGACGGCATGGAATGGGCCGTCCCCGCGGACTACCAGGCCGTGCACGAGATGTTCCGCGAGCTGCAGATCGGCCCCTACGCCTACCTGCGCGAGCCGACGCTGATGGTGCTGGCCGAGCGCTACTGGCGCTGGATCGCCGCGCTCGCGGTGCTGCTGGCCGCCTGGATCCTGTACACGGTGCGCGTCGAGCACCTCGTGCACGCGCGCACCGCCGAGCTGCGCGCGGCACTCGCGGCGCGCGAGGCGCTCGAGGTGCGCATCCGTGCCAACCAGGAGCAGGCCGACCACCTCGCGCGCCTGTCGGTGCTGGGGGAGCTTTCCGGCACGCTCGCGCACGAGCTCAACCAACCGCTCGCGACGATCGCCAACTACGCGCACAGCCTCATCCGTCGCATCGACAACGGCCGCCTCACCGACGACGCGGTGCGCGAGGCCTCCGGCGAGATCGCCGGCCAGGCCGAACGCGCCGCCGGCATCCTCGGCCGCATCCGCGGCTTCGCCAAGAAACGCGCGGCGGTGCGCGAGCGCGTCGCCCCCGGAGCACTCGTCGTCGAAGCGGTCGCGTTGTTCCGCGGCATGCTCGCGAACGCGCCGGAAGTGTCCGTGGACGACTCGCTGCCCGCCGATGCGATCGTCGAGGTCGATCCGCTGCAGATCCAGCAGGTGCTGCTGAACCTGCTCAAGAACGGGTACGATGCGGCGCGCGGCCAACCGCCCGCGCGCCAGCGCCTGGTGGTACGCATCGACGAAGGCAAGGGCGAGAGCGCCGGCCACGCGCGCATCGCCGTGCGCGACCACGGCAGCGGCCTCGACACCGCGGCGCGCGAACGCCTGTTCGAGCCCTTCTTCACGACCAAGCCGGACGGCCTCGGCTTGGGCCTGTCGATCTGCCGCACGATCGCCGAGGCCCACCGCGGCCGCCTGACCGTCGACGACGCCGGCGGCGGGCCGGGCTGCGAATTCATCCTGAGCCTGCCGCTGGGGCCGTCCGCCAGCGAACCACCGGAGCGCCGAACCGACCATGTTGCCGACCGATGA
- a CDS encoding c-type cytochrome produces MSALRNRPAPSPDSLPRHAALPALALPALALIAALLGACSQPQEGDAEARASRIEPVAKISLKVQKVAPGSRTGEQVYQGTCAGCHAAGALGAPKTGDAAGWAPRIAQGFDTLTKNAISGIRQMPPRGGGADLTDTEVQRAVAYLANSGGAKFAEPPVAK; encoded by the coding sequence ATGTCCGCCCTGCGCAATCGGCCCGCCCCGTCCCCCGACAGTCTCCCGCGCCACGCCGCGCTGCCCGCCCTCGCGCTGCCCGCCCTCGCGCTGATCGCCGCGCTGCTGGGCGCCTGCAGCCAACCGCAGGAAGGCGACGCGGAAGCCCGCGCCAGCCGGATCGAACCGGTCGCGAAAATTTCGCTGAAAGTACAGAAAGTCGCGCCGGGCAGCCGCACCGGCGAACAGGTCTATCAGGGCACTTGCGCCGGCTGCCACGCCGCGGGCGCACTCGGCGCACCGAAGACGGGCGACGCCGCCGGCTGGGCGCCGCGCATCGCGCAGGGCTTCGACACGCTGACGAAGAACGCGATCAGCGGCATCCGCCAGATGCCGCCGCGCGGTGGCGGTGCCGATCTCACCGATACCGAGGTGCAGCGTGCGGTGGCCTACCTGGCGAACAGCGGCGGGGCGAAATTCGCCGAACCGCCGGTCGCGAAGTAA
- a CDS encoding two-component system response regulator yields the protein MDIPTIIEKPTVLVVDDTPDNLSLMSGLLKDRYKVKVANNGDKALRVARGEPSPDLILLDIMMPGLSGYDVCEALKADAATRDIPIIFLTAMTATEDETKGLAMGAADFITKPVNPPVVLARVATHLQIKAAADFLRDKNAYLEAEVARRTRELAAIQDVAILAMASLAETRDNDTGNHIRRTQFYVRVLAEHLQPHPRFRDFLTDGTIDMLFKSAPLHDIGKVGIPDRILLKPGRFDAAEFETMKAHTTLGRDAIIHAERKLGMDVDFLRLAKEIAYYHQEKWDGSGYPEGIAGDTIPISARLMALADVYDALISRRVYKEGMSHEDAAAIIRDGRGSHFDPDIVDAFVELQDEFRVIAARFAD from the coding sequence ATGGACATACCGACGATCATCGAGAAGCCCACGGTCCTGGTGGTCGACGACACCCCGGACAACCTGTCGCTGATGTCCGGCCTGCTCAAGGACCGCTACAAGGTCAAGGTCGCCAACAACGGCGACAAGGCCCTGCGCGTCGCCCGCGGCGAGCCGTCGCCGGACTTGATCCTGCTCGACATCATGATGCCCGGCCTCTCCGGCTACGACGTGTGCGAGGCGCTCAAGGCCGATGCGGCCACGCGCGACATCCCCATCATCTTCCTCACCGCGATGACCGCGACCGAGGACGAGACGAAAGGCCTCGCGATGGGCGCGGCCGACTTCATCACCAAGCCGGTCAATCCGCCGGTGGTGCTGGCGCGCGTCGCGACCCACCTGCAAATCAAGGCCGCCGCCGACTTCCTGCGCGACAAGAACGCCTACCTCGAAGCCGAGGTCGCCCGGCGCACGCGCGAGCTCGCCGCGATCCAGGACGTTGCGATCCTCGCGATGGCCTCGCTCGCGGAAACGCGCGACAACGACACCGGCAACCACATCCGCCGCACCCAGTTCTACGTCAGGGTGCTGGCCGAGCACCTGCAGCCGCACCCGCGGTTCCGCGATTTCCTCACCGACGGCACGATAGACATGCTGTTCAAGTCGGCCCCGCTGCACGACATCGGCAAGGTCGGCATCCCCGACCGCATCCTGCTCAAGCCCGGTCGCTTCGACGCCGCCGAGTTCGAGACGATGAAGGCGCATACGACGCTCGGCCGTGACGCGATCATCCACGCCGAGCGGAAACTCGGCATGGACGTCGACTTTCTCCGCCTCGCCAAGGAGATTGCCTATTACCATCAGGAGAAGTGGGACGGCTCGGGCTACCCGGAAGGCATCGCCGGCGACACGATCCCGATCTCGGCGCGCCTGATGGCGCTGGCCGACGTGTATGACGCGCTGATCAGCCGGCGCGTGTACAAGGAGGGGATGTCGCACGAGGACGCGGCCGCGATCATCCGCGACGGCCGCGGTTCGCACTTCGACCCCGACATCGTCGATGCCTTCGTCGAACTGCAGGACGAATTCCGCGTCATCGCCGCGCGTTTTGCCGATTAG